In one Brassica oleracea var. oleracea cultivar TO1000 chromosome C9, BOL, whole genome shotgun sequence genomic region, the following are encoded:
- the LOC106319492 gene encoding transcription factor bHLH140 translates to MFIPLLRIDLIENRKKRERETSSPINNASKMEMETEVSAEKKEKVVLLVGPPGSGKSTFCESVMKSSHRPWSRICQDIINNGKAGSKAQCLKMAIESLKEGKSVFIDRCNLDREQRSEFIKLGGPHVEVHALVLELSAQVCISRSVKRSGHEGNLQGGRAAAVVNKMLRSKELPKLNEGFSRILFCYNDADVETAVKTYTMLGPMDTLPSGSFGLKNPDTKSQPGIMNFFKKVSAVPAASSSSNEATTPKANDKIEIVRVSPAKLVVPTLAFPSISTADFQFDLDKASDIIVETAEAFLPKLGSARLVLVDLSHGSKILSLVKAKASRKNIDSGRFFTFVGDITKLHSQGGLHCNVIANAANWRLKSGGGGVNAAIFKAAGSDLEAATRARANTLLPGKAVVVPLPSTCPLHNAEGITHVIHVLGPNMNPNRPDCLNNDYTKGCKILREAYTSLFEGFLSTVQDQSKLPKRNNQATVSDSGEEDSERNKKYKGTIASNIKSGSVDDSGKKTSKGWSSWALALHIIAMHPEKHLNIVLESSDHIVVINDQYPKARKHVLVLAREESVDGLEDVGRENIQLLEEMQNVGLKWVQRFQDEDPSLIFRLGYHSVPSMRQLHLHVISQDFESDHLKNKKHWNSFTTSFFRDSLDVLEEVKSQGKANVESEAVLRGELRCNRCRSAHPTIPRLKSHIRTCPSPFPHHLLQTSRLLARPDSSN, encoded by the exons ATGTTCATTCCTCTGCTGCGAATAGACTTGATAGAAAATCGGAAAAAGAGAGAGAGAGAGACGAGTTCTCCGATCAACAACGCCAGCAAAATGGAGATGGAAACAGAAGTCTCTG CAGAGAAGAAGGAGAAAGTGGTGCTTCTGGTTGGTCCGCCAGGAAGCGGCAAATCGACGTTCTGTGAGTCCGTAATGAAATCATCTCACCGCCCTTGGTCTCGCATCTGTCAG GACATTATTAACAATGGCAAAGCTGGAAGCAAAGCTCAGTGCCTAAAGATGGCTATAGAATCCCTCAAGGAAGGGAAGAGCGTCTTTATTGACAGATGCAATCTTGACAGGGAACAGCGCTCCGAGTTTATTAAGCTCGGTGGTCCCCATGTTGAAGTCCATGCACTGGTTCTCGAACTTTCTGCTCAGGTTTGTATATCTAGATCAGTCAAAAGAAGTGGCCATGAGGGTAATCTCCAAGGCGGAAGAGCTGCAGCTGTTGTGAACAAGATGCTTCGGAGTAAGGAACTTCCCAAACTGAATGAAGGGTTTTCTCGGATTCTGTTTTGTTACAACGACGCAGATGTTGAGACTGCTGTTAAAACATACACCATGCTTGGTCCAATGGATACTCTTCCTTCCGGCTCTTTTGGCCTAAAGAATCCTGACACCAAAAGCCAACCGGGTATTATGAACTTCTTTAAGAAAGTCAGTGCGGTTCCTGCTGCTTCATCTTCTTCTAATGAAGCTACAACTCCCAAAGCTAATGATAAGATAGAAATTGTCAGAGTTTCCCCAGCTAAGCTTGTTGTACCTACATTGGCATTCCCTTCAATTTCGACTGCAGATTTCCAGTTTGATCTTGACAAGGCATCTGACATCATTGTCGAGACAGCAGAGGCATTCCTGCCAAAACTCGGGTCTGCACGGCTTGTCCTGGTTGACTTGAGCCATGGGTCGAAGATTCTGTCTTTGGTCAAGGCTAAGGCTTCTCGGAAGAACATTGATTCCGGAAGGTTTTTCACATTTGTTGGAGACATAACTAAGCTTCATTCCCAAGGCGGTCTGCACTGCAATGTTATAGCTAATGCTGCTAACTG GCGGCTTAAATCTGGAGGTGGAGGCGTGAATGCGGCGATATTCAAAGCTGCTGGTTCAGATCTCGAGGCTGCCACAAGAGCACGAGCAAACACTCTTCTACCCGGAAAAGCCGTGGTAGTTCCTCTTCCTTCTACTTGCCCGCTACATAACGCTGAAGGAATTACGCATGTGATACATGTCCTAGGACCAAACATGAATCCGAACAGACCAGACTGCCTTAACAACGACTACACCAAGGGCTGCAAAATTCTCCGGGAGGCGTACACATCTCTCTTTGAAGGTTTTTTGTCGACAGTACAGGATCAATCAAAGTTGCCTAAACGAAACAATCAAGCAACTGTGTCAGATTCTGGTGAGGAAGATTCCGAGAGGAACAAAAAGTACAAGGGGACCATAGCTAGTAATATAAAATCTGGGTCTGTGGATGACAGTGGAAAGAAGACGAGTAAAGGATGGAGCTCATGGGCATTGGCACTCCACATCATCGCGATGCACCCAGAGAAACACCTGAATATCGTGCTAGAATCTTCAGACCACATTGTTGTGATAAACGACCAATACCCAAAG GCGCGGAAACACGTGCTAGTACTGGCGAGGGAGGAGAGTGTAGATGGGCTTGAAGACGTTGGCAGAGAAAATATTCAACTTCTTGAGGAAATGCAAAATGTTGGTTTGAAATGGGTTCAGAGATTCCAGGACGAGGATCCTTCTCTTATCTTCCGCCTTGGTTATCACTCG GTTCCTTCAATGCGACAGCTACATCTACACGTCATAAGCCAAGACTTTGAATCCGATCACTTGAAGAACAAGAAACACTGGAACTCTTTCACAACCTCCTTCTTCCGTGACTCGTTGGATGTGCTTGAAGAGGTCAAAAGCCAAGGCAAGGCCAATGTGGAGAGTGAAGCTGTTTTGAGAGGTGAGTTGCGTTGCAATCGGTGTAGAAGCGCACACCCGACTATCCCCAGACTCAAATCGCATATCAGAACCTGTCCTTCTCCCTTTCCTCACCATTTACTCCAAACCAGTCGTCTTTTGGCTCGACCAGACTCTTCAAATTAA
- the LOC106317405 gene encoding UPF0098 protein CT_736, whose protein sequence is MSSEEFRLVSPTIDNEGKLPRKYTKGGQGVKKNISPPLEWYNVPQGTKSLALVVEDIDAPDPSGPLVPWTVWVVVDIPPDMKGLPEGFSGNDEQVAGIREGNNDHKIPGWRGPLMPSHGHRFQFKLFALNDKPNLGHTVTKERLLDAVDGIVLGEAVFTCFA, encoded by the exons ATGTCGAGTGAGGAATTCAGACTTGTGTCGCCGACGATAGACAACGAAGGGAAGCTGCCGAGAAAATATACAAAGGGAGGTCAAGGTGTGAAGAAGAATATCTCTCCTCCTCTTGAATG GTACAACGTTCCCCAAGGTACCAAGTCGCTGGCCTTGGTGGTTGAGGACATAGATGCTCCTGATCCTAGTGGACCTCTCGTGCCGTGGACTGTGTGGGTGGTTGTCGACATTCCGCCGGACATGAAAGGTCTGCCGGAAGGATTTTCTGGCAACGATGAGCAGGTTGCTGGTATTCGAGAAGGGAATAACGATCACAAGATCCCGGGATGGCGTGGGCCTCTCATGCCTAGTCACGGTCATCGTTTCCAGTTCAAGCTCTTTGCTCTCAACGATAAACCCAATCTTGGGCACACG GTGACAAAAGAGAGATTGCTGGATGCTGTTGATGGGATTGTGCTCGGAGAGGCGGTTTTCACATGTTTTGCTTGA
- the LOC106316533 gene encoding lactosylceramide 4-alpha-galactosyltransferase → MDHDIEKRVIDHRRLNQSSLFTAFAFSFITLIAVTTLVLMSNFSMQPQRDFSEVKIEIKRVIPQPHLPLSSEDESKSKKVVMTSPNPNITTVNKKILVLIEMFSGDNLSDKFQRKANEFVGDSGCEVNFVMTWISPADLFGKREVLAIESVFKSHPHGCLMILSATMDSPQGYTTLKPFLDRGYKVVAVTPDLPFLLKGTTGEKWLEEIRSGKRDPGKISLAQNLSNLMRLAYLYKYGGVYLDTDMILLKSFKGLNNIIGAQTLDPSFTNWTRLNNAVLIFDKNHPLLLKFIEEFARTFNGNVWGYNGPYLVSRVATRAAVEEEYNNFTVMRPSAFYPVNWLEIEKFFKVPKTEKESKWVKVKLLQMQRRSYGLHLWNKFSRKFEIEQGSAMWRLVSDHCIICQIGSASSS, encoded by the coding sequence ATGGATCATGATATCGAGAAGAGAGTGATTGATCACAGACGACTAAACCAATCATCACTTTTCACCGCGTTTGCGTTCAGCTTTATAACTCTGATCGCGGTTACCACGTTGGTTCTAATGTCTAATTTCTCGATGCAGCCGCAGAGGGATTTCTCAGAGGTGAAGATAGAGATCAAGAGAGTGATTCCACAGCCACACTTACCTCTGAGCTCCGAGGACGAAAGTAAAAGCAAGAAAGTGGTGATGACTTCTCCTAACCCTAACATCACTACTGTAAACAAAAAGATCCTAGTACTTATCGAGATGTTCAGTGGAGATAACTTGTCTGACAAGTTTCAAAGGAAGGCCAATGAGTTTGTCGGAGATTCTGGATGCGAAGTCAACTTCGTCATGACATGGATATCACCAGCTGATTTGTTCGGAAAGAGAGAGGTCTTAGCTATTGAAAGTGTCTTCAAGTCTCATCCTCATGGTTGCTTGATGATCCTATCAGCAACCATGGATTCTCCTCAAGGTTATACAACCTTGAAGCCGTTTCTTGATCGTGGTTACAAAGTTGTTGCAGTCACGCCGGATCTGCCTTTTCTACTCAAAGGAACCACCGGAGAAAAGTGGCTAGAAGAAATAAGAAGCGGGAAAAGAGATCCGGGAAAGATATCATTGGCTCAGAATCTGTCAAACCTCATGAGGCTTGCCTACTTGTACAAATACGGAGGTGTTTACTTAGACACCGACATGATCCTTCTCAAAAGCTTCAAAGGGCTTAACAACATTATTGGAGCTCAGACGCTTGACCCTTCCTTCACAAACTGGACGAGATTGAACAACGCGGTGCTAATATTCGACAAGAACCATCCTCTCTTGCTCAAATTCATCGAGGAATTCGCTCGAACTTTCAATGGAAACGTATGGGGATACAACGGACCGTACCTGGTTTCTCGAGTGGCGACTAGAGCAGCAGTGGAGGAGGAGTACAACAACTTCACCGTCATGCGACCTTCTGCGTTCTATCCAGTGAACTGGCTAGAGATAGAGAAGTTCTTCAAGGTGCCAAAGACGGAGAAAGAGTCGAAATGGGTCAAGGTCAAGCTTCTTCAGATGCAGAGGAGAAGCTATGGGTTGCATCTTTGGAATAAATTTAGCAGAAAGTTTGAAATCGAACAAGGGAGTGCCATGTGGAGATTAGTATCAGACCATTGTATAATCTGTCAAATCGGTTCTGCATCATCATCATAG
- the LOC106313582 gene encoding pyruvate decarboxylase 1-like → MDTKIGSIDDACKPKNGDVCSPTNGTVASIEDTVPASGISVGSSEATLGRHLGRRLVQAGVRDIFTVPGDFNLTLLDHLIAEPELKNIGCCNELNAGYAADGYARSRGVGACVVTFTVGGLSVLNAIAGAYSENLPVICIVGGPNSNDFGTNRILHHTIGLPDFTQELRCFQTVTCYQAVVNNLEDAHEQIDKAISTALKESKPVYISISCNLAATPHPTFIRDPVPFSLTPRSSNKMGLEAAVEATLEFLNKAVKPVIVGGVKLRVAKASDAFVDLADASGYAMAVMPSAKGLVPENHPHFIGTYWGAVSTPFCSEIVESADAYIFAGPIFNDYSSVGYSLLLKKEKAIVVHPDRVTVANGQTFGCVLMSEFFTELAKRVKRNETAYENYRRIFVPQGKPIACKAREPLRVNTMFQHVQKMLSSETAVIAETGDSWFNCQKLKLPQGCGYEFQMQYGSIGWSVGATLGYAQAVPEKRVLAFIGDGSFQVTAQDVSTMLRNGQKTIIFLINNGGYTIEVEIHDGPYNVIKNWNYTGLVDAIHNGEGKCWTAKVRYEEELVEAITTATLEKKDSLCFIEVILHKDDTSKELLEWGSRVAAANGRPHNPQ, encoded by the exons ATGGACACCAAAATCGGATCGATCGATGATGCGTGCAAGCCGAAGAATGGCGACGTGTGTAGTCCAACAAACGGCACCGTCGCAAGCATAGAAGACACAGTTCCAGCCTCAGGGATCTCGGTGGGGTCATCGGAAGCGACACTAGGGCGTCACTTGGGGAGACGACTTGTACAGGCGGGAGTGAGGGATATATTCACAGTACCGGGGGATTTCAACCTAACATTGCTGGACCACCTGATCGCGGAGCCGGAGCTGAAGAACATTGGGTGCTGCAACGAGCTCAACGCGGGTTACGCTGCGGATGGATACGCTCGATCTCGCGGGGTGGGGGCATGCGTGGTGACCTTCACGGTAGGGGGACTGAGCGTATTGAACGCTATCGCAGGAGCCTACAGCGAGAATCTGCCGGTTATATGTATAGTGGGAGGCCCTAACTCCAACGATTTTGGGACCAACCGCATTCTCCACCACACCATCGGTTTACCTGATTTCACCCAAGAGCTTCGCTGTTTCCAGACCGTTACTTGCTACCAA GCGGTGGTGAACAATTTGGAAGATGCTCATGAACAGATCGACAAGGCCATCTCAACAGCTCTTAAAGAAAGCAAGCCTGTTTACATCAGCATCAGCTGCAACTTAGCTGCTACTCCTCACCCTACTTTCATCCGTGATCCTGTCCCTTTTTCCCTTACTCCTAG ATCGAGCAACAAAATGGGCCTTGAAGCTGCCGTTGAAGCAACGTTGGAGTTTCTCAACAAGGCCGTGAAGCCGGTCATTGTTGGTGGTGTCAAGCTACGTGTAGCCAAAGCTAGCGATGCTTTTGTTGACCTTGCAGACGCTTCTGGCTACGCCATGGCAGTGATGCCATCTGCCAAGGGCCTGGTCCCGGAGAACCATCCTCACTTCATTGGGACTTATTGGGGAGCAGTGAGCACTCCTTTCTGCTCTGAGATTGTCGAATCTGCTGATGCCTACATCTTTGCAGGCCCAATCTTCAACGACTACAGCTCTGTTGGTTACTCCCTTCTCCTCAAGAAAGAGAAAGCCATCGTTGTGCATCCTGACCGTGTCACTGTTGCTAATGGTCAAACGTTCGGTTGCGTCCTGATGAGCGAGTTCTTCACTGAACTGGCCAAGAGGGTGAAGCGTAACGAGACGGCTTATGAGAATTACCGCAGGATCTTTGTCCCTCAGGGTAAGCCAATTGCTTGCAAAGCAAGAGAGCCTTTGAGAGTCAACACAATGTTCCAACACGTTCAGAAGATGCTCTCTAGTGAAACCGCTGTCATTGCTGAAACCGGTGATTCTTGGTTTAACTGCCAGAAACTAAAGCTTCCTCAAGGATGTGG GTATGAGTTTCAGATGCAATATGGATCCATCGGGTGGTCTGTCGGTGCGACTCTGGGATACGCACAGGCTGTGCCGGAGAAGCGAGTGTTGGCTTTCATCGGAGATGGGAGTTTCCAAGTGACGGCTCAAGACGTATCCACAATGCTGCGCAACGGTCAGAAAACAATCATATTCCTGATTAACAACGGTGGCTACACCATTGAAGTGGAGATTCATGACGGTCCATACAACGTGATCAAGAACTGGAACTACACTGGTCTCGTCGATGCCATTCATAACGGTGAAGGCAAATGCTGGACCGCAAAGGTGAGATACGAGGAGGAGTTGGTGGAAGCGATTACGACTGCGACATTGGAGAAGAAGGATTCCCTTTGTTTCATTGAAGTGATTCTTCACAAAGATGATACGAGCAAAGAGTTGCTTGAGTGGGGCTCACGCGTTGCTGCTGCTAATGGCCGTCCCCACAACCCTCAGTAA